The Treponema primitia ZAS-1 genome window below encodes:
- a CDS encoding V-type ATP synthase subunit I, with protein sequence MIRPRKMKQVELTVLDRDVDGVIEYLGRRALMHFPKEEDDAVPEDQLADTGAVRTDILDTLEKIKAGAVYLGVEIPTEPDESSKLPGPDEVSLTEKICSRIELLNEKENETLKEKKKVEDALSEANAFSNLNAPFADLDQLSYLTLRIGRLGPDRLEDLRSNLADRAVIIPLGSGKDDDRILAASSRKGRFALDSELKKQDFVPIAVPEGYKGVPGELLSGLQTRLEGMEAELKSIGVDKKQVKEEYGPVLVTLHGSFLMASITEDLKHRLASTKSVYVLSGWVPADSMGKLVEDLEKRTEGRVGVRTFDPNEIPEVRDGKTKVPVSLNHGAFVKGFEGVVFSYGAPLYGTIDPTPLVAFFFTILFGIMFGDVGQGFVLFLAGILTGRRGIKALSKFKNYSTPLISVGIASMVMGFLNGEIFASEELFIRPTRALTGFLTGHPVDRILTLMPLTEKGGSVTKLFYFFGFTIAVGIVFNSIGLLVNIVNQWGLKKYEKALFSKTGISGLLLFWYAISIAIRCLLGGRFAWFDGIGLALPVFCIFFGPLLWRAFAREKPVLEHGLMVFIMEGFVEILETVSTYISNTVSFLRVGAFALSHAVLSFIIFKLSEMVMTAAGNSVAGSVGGSVAFLLVMIFGNTVIILLEGMIVAIQVVRLQYYEFFSKFFTETGVEFTPFRFRREV encoded by the coding sequence ATGATCAGACCCCGGAAGATGAAGCAGGTTGAACTCACCGTCCTGGACCGGGATGTGGACGGTGTAATAGAATATTTGGGCCGCCGGGCTCTGATGCACTTCCCCAAGGAAGAGGACGATGCTGTCCCGGAAGACCAGCTGGCCGATACGGGCGCTGTCCGCACAGATATACTGGATACCCTGGAAAAAATAAAGGCCGGCGCCGTATATCTTGGGGTGGAAATCCCTACGGAGCCCGATGAATCCAGTAAACTCCCCGGTCCTGATGAAGTCTCGCTTACGGAGAAGATCTGTTCCCGGATAGAGCTTTTGAACGAGAAGGAAAATGAAACCCTCAAGGAAAAGAAAAAGGTAGAAGATGCCCTCAGCGAGGCCAATGCTTTTTCGAACCTCAACGCCCCCTTCGCGGATCTGGATCAGCTTTCCTACTTAACCCTGCGCATAGGCCGGCTGGGACCGGACCGGCTGGAGGATCTGCGCAGTAACTTAGCGGACCGGGCGGTGATCATCCCCCTGGGTTCCGGTAAGGACGATGACCGTATCCTGGCCGCTTCATCCCGGAAGGGCCGCTTCGCCCTGGATTCGGAACTGAAAAAACAGGACTTTGTCCCCATCGCGGTTCCCGAAGGCTATAAGGGGGTCCCGGGGGAACTGTTGTCGGGGCTGCAAACCCGCCTTGAGGGTATGGAGGCGGAGCTCAAATCCATTGGGGTTGATAAAAAACAGGTAAAAGAAGAATACGGGCCCGTCCTGGTTACCCTGCACGGTAGTTTTCTCATGGCGTCCATCACCGAGGATCTAAAACACCGGCTGGCGTCCACCAAGAGCGTCTATGTTCTTTCCGGCTGGGTTCCCGCGGACAGCATGGGGAAACTGGTGGAGGATCTGGAGAAACGTACCGAGGGCAGGGTAGGGGTGCGTACCTTTGATCCCAACGAGATTCCTGAAGTGCGGGACGGGAAAACCAAGGTTCCCGTATCCTTAAACCACGGCGCATTTGTTAAGGGCTTTGAGGGGGTGGTGTTTTCCTACGGCGCTCCTTTATACGGAACCATCGATCCCACACCATTGGTGGCCTTCTTTTTTACCATACTCTTCGGCATCATGTTCGGCGATGTGGGCCAGGGTTTCGTACTTTTTCTGGCGGGGATCCTCACGGGCCGCCGGGGCATTAAGGCCCTGTCAAAGTTTAAAAACTATTCTACCCCCCTTATTTCGGTGGGCATAGCATCCATGGTGATGGGCTTTCTTAACGGGGAGATTTTTGCAAGCGAGGAACTCTTTATCCGTCCCACCAGGGCGCTTACGGGTTTCCTTACCGGTCATCCGGTGGACCGCATCCTCACCCTGATGCCCCTTACCGAAAAGGGCGGGAGTGTAACCAAGCTTTTCTACTTTTTTGGTTTTACCATTGCGGTGGGGATCGTCTTTAATTCCATAGGCTTACTGGTGAATATCGTTAACCAGTGGGGGCTTAAAAAATACGAGAAGGCCCTTTTCTCCAAGACCGGTATCTCCGGGCTCCTTTTGTTCTGGTACGCCATCTCCATTGCCATCCGTTGTCTCCTTGGGGGGCGTTTTGCCTGGTTCGACGGCATCGGCCTGGCCCTTCCGGTGTTCTGTATCTTTTTCGGTCCCCTACTGTGGCGGGCCTTTGCCCGGGAAAAACCGGTGCTGGAACACGGGCTTATGGTTTTCATCATGGAAGGATTTGTGGAGATCCTCGAAACGGTTTCCACCTATATCTCCAATACCGTAAGTTTTCTCCGGGTAGGGGCCTTTGCCCTTTCCCACGCCGTGCTTTCCTTTATCATCTTTAAGCTTTCGGAGATGGTGATGACCGCCGCCGGAAACAGCGTTGCCGGAAGCGTCGGCGGTTCCGTAGCGTTCCTGCTGGTGATGATCTTTGGGAACACCGTAATAATACTGCTCGAGGGAATGATCGTCGCCATTCAGGTTGTACGTCTTCAATATTACGAATTTTTCAGTAAGTTTTTTACCGAAACCGGGGTGGAATTTACCCCCTTCCGGTTTCGCAGGGAGGTTTGA
- a CDS encoding V-type ATP synthase subunit A: MTINGKVRRISGPIVRASGLDGAGLFDLVEVGEKRIIGEIVRLEQDEAVIQVYEDDTGLQIGAGAASTGRPLSALLGPGLIGTIYDGIQRPLEALFKQSGAFMDPGAREDPLDTAKLWSFVPDPALAAKIAAGEKPVPVPGLILGTVQETPSIVCKIMVPPNIHGEGLTELVKAGDYNCNTVIARTDHGEEIPMAQWWPVRIPRPSAKRLPQDQPLVTGLRVIDVFFPLSKGGTSAIPGGFGTGKTMTQHAIAKWCDADVIIYIGCGERGNEMTDVLTEFPHLTDPRSGRSLMERTILIANTSNMPVAAREVSIYTGVTLAEFYRDMGYHVAIMADSTSRWAEALRELSGRMEEMPAEEGFPAYLPTRLAEFYERAGRVQTLSGVEGSVSIIGAVSPPGGDFSEPVTQHTKRFIRCFWALDRDLANARHYPAISWIDSYSEYAEEVGPWWEKVNPLWARVRQEALDLLKKEQRLSEIVRLIGPDALPDDQRLVLVTADIIKDGFLQQNSFDEVDMYCIPAKQVRLLELVMDFFEKAQVCIKLGAPLIKISSLTGGDNPMPLRERLSRLKGDVKNEDSGKLSDFEQEMRSALENLERSYRTKETL, translated from the coding sequence ATGACCATTAACGGAAAGGTCCGGCGCATCTCCGGGCCCATAGTGCGCGCCTCCGGCCTCGACGGGGCGGGGCTCTTCGACCTGGTAGAGGTCGGCGAAAAACGTATCATCGGCGAAATCGTACGGCTTGAGCAGGACGAGGCGGTGATCCAGGTCTACGAGGATGATACGGGGCTCCAGATAGGCGCCGGGGCAGCCTCCACCGGCCGGCCCCTTTCGGCTCTGTTGGGGCCGGGACTTATCGGTACTATTTATGATGGAATACAGCGGCCCCTGGAGGCCCTTTTTAAACAGAGCGGGGCCTTCATGGACCCCGGCGCCCGGGAAGATCCCCTGGACACCGCGAAGCTTTGGTCCTTCGTTCCCGATCCCGCCCTGGCTGCGAAGATTGCCGCCGGAGAAAAGCCGGTCCCGGTTCCGGGGCTGATCCTTGGGACGGTTCAGGAGACCCCGAGCATAGTCTGCAAGATCATGGTTCCCCCAAACATCCACGGGGAGGGCCTTACGGAACTGGTTAAGGCCGGCGACTACAACTGTAACACCGTTATTGCGCGGACCGATCACGGTGAAGAGATCCCCATGGCCCAGTGGTGGCCCGTGCGTATCCCCAGGCCCAGTGCGAAACGGCTGCCCCAGGATCAGCCCCTGGTTACGGGTCTGCGGGTCATCGATGTGTTTTTCCCCCTCTCCAAGGGCGGCACATCCGCCATACCCGGGGGCTTCGGTACCGGCAAGACCATGACCCAGCACGCCATTGCCAAGTGGTGCGACGCCGACGTGATCATCTACATCGGCTGCGGTGAGCGGGGCAACGAGATGACCGATGTGCTCACCGAGTTCCCCCACTTAACCGATCCCCGCAGCGGTCGTTCTCTGATGGAACGCACCATCCTTATCGCCAATACTTCTAACATGCCCGTGGCTGCCCGGGAGGTTTCCATTTACACCGGGGTAACCCTGGCGGAATTTTACCGGGACATGGGGTACCATGTGGCGATCATGGCGGATTCCACCAGCCGCTGGGCGGAGGCTCTGCGGGAACTGTCGGGGCGCATGGAAGAAATGCCCGCCGAGGAAGGCTTCCCCGCATATCTCCCCACCAGGCTTGCGGAATTTTACGAGCGGGCCGGCCGGGTACAGACCCTCTCTGGCGTTGAAGGTTCGGTCTCCATCATCGGCGCGGTGTCTCCCCCGGGGGGCGATTTTTCCGAGCCCGTAACCCAGCACACCAAGCGTTTCATCCGCTGCTTCTGGGCCCTGGATCGGGACCTGGCCAACGCCCGGCATTACCCGGCCATCAGTTGGATAGACAGTTATTCTGAGTACGCCGAGGAAGTTGGCCCCTGGTGGGAAAAGGTAAACCCCCTCTGGGCTAGGGTACGCCAGGAAGCCCTGGACCTGCTTAAAAAGGAACAGCGGCTTTCAGAAATAGTGCGGCTCATCGGCCCCGACGCTCTGCCGGACGATCAGCGGCTCGTCCTGGTAACGGCGGATATCATTAAGGACGGGTTCCTTCAGCAGAATTCTTTTGACGAAGTGGATATGTACTGTATTCCCGCAAAACAGGTGCGGCTCCTGGAACTGGTCATGGACTTTTTTGAAAAAGCCCAGGTCTGTATCAAGCTGGGCGCCCCGTTGATTAAAATTAGTTCCCTTACCGGCGGGGATAATCCCATGCCCCTCCGGGAACGGCTTTCCCGGCTTAAGGGTGATGTAAAAAACGAAGACAGCGGTAAGCTGTCGGATTTTGAACAGGAAATGCGGAGCGCCCTGGAAAACCTGGAACGGAGCTACCGGACAAAGGAGACGCTGTGA
- a CDS encoding V-type ATP synthase subunit F, which produces MDYYFIGDAELLTAFRFIGIDGTPVTNAETARAAFLGITRGWDETAQAVLPSAYAGKGCRVLILTEEAADWLGEDLTDWQLSGEYPLVVEIPGTLGHLPGRKTLVDSIREAVGVHV; this is translated from the coding sequence ATGGACTATTACTTTATCGGGGATGCTGAGCTGCTTACCGCCTTTCGCTTTATCGGCATAGACGGTACCCCGGTGACGAATGCTGAAACCGCCCGGGCCGCTTTCCTGGGGATAACCCGGGGCTGGGATGAAACCGCCCAGGCGGTGCTGCCCTCAGCCTATGCGGGAAAGGGCTGCCGGGTCTTGATCCTCACCGAAGAAGCGGCGGACTGGCTGGGAGAGGATTTGACGGACTGGCAGCTCTCCGGGGAGTATCCCCTGGTGGTGGAAATACCCGGAACCTTGGGACATCTGCCGGGCCGTAAGACCCTGGTGGACTCTATCCGGGAAGCAGTAGGGGTTCACGTGTAA
- a CDS encoding helicase-related protein — protein MQVFDNINKAVKDDLAVTIEKGSRLSIAAACFSIYAYQVLKKQLDAVDEMRFIFTSPAFVTEKAAKTKREFYIPRLNRERSLYGTEFEVKLRNELSQKAIARECADWIRQKVTFMSNTTNENMGGFLNIASDSAALTYMPLSGFTTVDIGCERGNNAYNMVTRLDAPASTQFISLFDQIWNDKSKMQDVTEEVIDSITAAYNENSADFLYFFTLYNIFNEFLEDVSEDILPNEATGFKNSKIWNMLYSFQKDAALAIISKLEKYNGCILADSVGLGKTFSALAVIKYYENRNRSVLVLCPKKLADNWNTFKDNYVNNPIAADRLRYDVLYHTDLSRTHGKSNGLDLDRLNWGNYDLVVIDESHNFRNGGEVYGEDEKDNRYNHLLKQVIRAGIKTKVLMLSATPVNNRFTDLRNQLQLAYEGNPALINEKLATSKPIDDIFRHAQAMFNQWSKMDPGQRTTTTLLRMLDFDFFEVLDSVTIARSRKHIEKYYDMAEIGRFPERLKPISLRPNLTDLPSAINYNQIYAELMKLKLSVYVPTGFILESKLSKYVNADININRAGREQGIRRLMSINLLKRLESSVYAFRLTLGRIRKLIENTIAEIDNYKNGESKIIETIEIEVDSDFDADDQNTDYFNGERKQKIDLADMDYITWRTEIVKDAEILELLGLMIADITPEHDTKLQTLLSIISDKIEQPINDGNKKILIFSAFSDTTDYLYDNVSVYIKNKFGLDTAMITGSIDGKTTIPKFRATLNNVLTCFSPLSKDKHLLMPKDVTAIDVLIGTDCISEGQNLQDCDYCVNYDIHWNPVRIIQRFGRIDRIGSHNAVIQLVNFWPDLDLDEYLSLKSRVETRMRISVMTSTGDDDLINAEEKGDLEYRKAQLKRLQEEVVDIEEMQDGISIMDLGLNEFRLDLLEYIKNHGDLDKTPFGLHAVVPSSPDAPTGVVYVLKNINGGVNIGNQNRLHPFYMVYIADDGGIVCDHLSPKEMLDKMRCLCKGKDKPLETLCKAFNKDTKDGKDMRRYSELLGDAIKSIIDVKDMSELDSFLNGEQVSFLSNKINGLDDFELICFLVVR, from the coding sequence ATGCAGGTTTTCGATAATATCAATAAGGCTGTCAAAGATGACTTAGCCGTTACAATCGAAAAAGGCAGCCGTCTTTCGATAGCCGCCGCCTGTTTCTCTATCTATGCCTACCAAGTCCTGAAGAAACAGCTTGATGCTGTTGATGAAATGCGCTTTATTTTCACCTCCCCCGCCTTTGTGACCGAAAAGGCAGCAAAAACGAAGCGGGAGTTTTATATACCCCGTCTTAACCGCGAGCGCAGCCTCTACGGCACTGAATTTGAAGTAAAGCTCCGCAATGAATTATCCCAAAAAGCTATTGCCCGTGAATGTGCCGATTGGATTCGCCAAAAAGTTACTTTTATGTCCAATACCACGAACGAGAATATGGGCGGTTTTTTGAATATCGCCTCAGATTCCGCAGCGTTGACCTATATGCCGCTCTCCGGTTTTACAACCGTAGACATTGGCTGTGAGCGCGGTAATAACGCCTATAATATGGTAACCCGCCTGGATGCGCCTGCAAGCACCCAGTTTATCAGCCTTTTTGATCAGATATGGAATGACAAATCAAAAATGCAGGATGTAACCGAAGAAGTAATCGACAGCATCACCGCTGCGTATAACGAAAACTCCGCAGACTTTTTGTATTTTTTTACCCTCTATAATATTTTTAATGAGTTCCTCGAAGATGTCTCCGAAGACATATTGCCAAACGAAGCGACGGGTTTTAAAAATAGCAAAATATGGAATATGCTGTATAGCTTCCAAAAAGACGCTGCTCTTGCCATAATCAGCAAACTCGAAAAATACAATGGCTGTATCCTTGCGGATAGCGTTGGACTTGGCAAAACCTTTTCCGCTCTCGCGGTTATTAAATACTATGAAAACCGCAATCGTTCCGTCCTGGTGCTTTGTCCCAAAAAGCTTGCGGATAACTGGAATACCTTTAAAGACAACTATGTAAATAACCCTATCGCCGCAGACCGTCTGCGCTATGATGTGCTGTACCATACCGACCTTTCCCGTACCCACGGGAAATCAAATGGCCTGGATTTGGACAGGCTGAATTGGGGCAATTACGACCTTGTGGTAATTGATGAATCCCACAACTTTAGAAACGGCGGTGAAGTCTACGGCGAAGACGAAAAAGATAATCGCTACAACCATTTATTGAAACAGGTAATTCGCGCCGGTATCAAGACCAAGGTACTCATGCTGTCGGCAACCCCGGTAAATAACCGCTTTACCGATTTACGCAATCAACTACAGCTGGCTTATGAAGGCAATCCAGCCCTGATTAATGAAAAACTCGCCACCTCAAAACCAATTGACGATATTTTCCGTCATGCCCAGGCCATGTTCAATCAATGGAGCAAAATGGATCCCGGACAAAGGACGACGACCACACTCCTGCGTATGCTTGATTTTGACTTCTTTGAGGTACTTGACAGCGTAACCATAGCCCGTTCCCGGAAGCATATCGAAAAGTATTACGACATGGCCGAAATCGGCCGCTTCCCTGAAAGGCTTAAGCCCATATCCCTGCGTCCTAATTTGACCGACCTGCCCAGCGCAATCAATTACAACCAGATTTATGCGGAATTGATGAAACTTAAGCTCTCCGTCTATGTTCCCACCGGTTTTATACTTGAAAGCAAACTCAGCAAATATGTTAACGCCGATATCAATATTAACCGTGCCGGACGCGAACAGGGTATCCGCCGCCTGATGAGTATCAACCTGCTCAAACGCCTTGAAAGTTCCGTTTATGCATTCCGCCTTACCCTTGGCCGTATTAGAAAATTGATTGAAAACACCATTGCGGAAATTGACAACTACAAAAATGGCGAAAGTAAAATCATTGAAACAATCGAAATTGAAGTTGATTCTGATTTTGATGCGGATGACCAGAACACAGACTATTTTAACGGAGAGCGCAAACAAAAAATTGACCTTGCCGATATGGACTATATTACCTGGCGCACGGAAATTGTTAAGGATGCGGAGATTTTAGAATTACTTGGGTTGATGATCGCAGATATCACGCCTGAACACGACACAAAACTACAAACCCTCCTGAGCATAATTTCAGACAAGATTGAGCAGCCCATAAACGACGGCAACAAAAAAATTCTGATTTTCTCTGCCTTTTCCGATACAACGGATTATCTCTATGATAATGTAAGCGTTTATATTAAGAACAAATTCGGCCTTGATACCGCCATGATAACCGGGTCTATTGATGGCAAGACAACAATTCCAAAATTTCGTGCTACGCTGAATAATGTGCTTACCTGTTTCTCCCCCTTATCAAAGGATAAGCATTTACTCATGCCGAAGGACGTCACCGCAATTGACGTGCTTATCGGCACGGACTGTATCTCCGAAGGCCAGAACTTACAGGACTGCGACTATTGTGTAAATTACGACATACACTGGAATCCTGTCCGCATTATTCAGCGTTTTGGCCGCATTGACCGTATCGGCAGTCACAATGCGGTTATTCAGCTTGTGAACTTCTGGCCCGACCTGGATTTGGACGAATACCTCAGCCTTAAAAGCCGTGTGGAAACCCGTATGCGAATTTCTGTAATGACCTCCACCGGTGACGACGACTTAATCAACGCCGAAGAAAAAGGGGATCTCGAATACCGCAAGGCACAATTAAAGCGTTTACAGGAAGAAGTTGTTGACATTGAAGAAATGCAGGACGGTATCTCCATTATGGACTTGGGGCTGAACGAGTTCCGCCTTGACCTGCTTGAATACATCAAAAACCACGGCGATTTGGATAAAACCCCCTTCGGTCTCCATGCCGTTGTTCCTTCATCACCGGACGCGCCGACAGGGGTAGTGTACGTTTTAAAAAACATCAACGGCGGCGTAAATATAGGCAATCAAAACCGCCTCCACCCCTTCTATATGGTGTATATCGCCGATGATGGCGGGATTGTTTGTGACCACCTTTCCCCCAAAGAAATGCTCGACAAAATGCGCTGCCTATGTAAAGGTAAAGACAAGCCCCTGGAAACTTTGTGCAAAGCCTTCAATAAAGATACCAAAGACGGCAAGGATATGCGGCGATACTCCGAACTGTTAGGCGATGCGATAAAGTCCATCATTGATGTAAAAGACATGAGTGAACTGGATAGTTTTTTGAACGGTGAACAGGTAAGTTTTCTGTCCAATAAAATTAACGGGCTGGACGACTTTGAGCTGATATGTTTTCTGGTGGTGAGGTAA
- a CDS encoding ATP synthase subunit C, with protein sequence MKRKIVLCILVLFALSVPLFAQEAAAAAASDGGGSNTAAWRYIAAALAVGISCIAGGIAVGQIGAAAMGAMSENPELSGKALPYAGLAEGICLWGFLVALLIMIL encoded by the coding sequence ATGAAACGCAAAATAGTATTGTGTATCCTTGTACTGTTTGCCCTGTCGGTTCCGCTCTTTGCCCAGGAGGCTGCCGCTGCCGCGGCATCTGATGGCGGCGGCAGTAATACTGCGGCTTGGCGGTATATCGCAGCGGCTTTGGCGGTGGGTATTTCCTGTATCGCCGGCGGTATCGCCGTAGGCCAGATCGGCGCCGCAGCCATGGGCGCCATGAGCGAGAACCCGGAGCTTTCCGGAAAGGCCCTGCCCTATGCGGGTCTTGCGGAAGGTATCTGTCTCTGGGGCTTCCTGGTGGCCCTGCTTATTATGATATTGTAA
- a CDS encoding DUF4391 domain-containing protein produces MLGLPKTTEMNRQLPKKAIFDKFKPNTQDRQRFDAEIRRLAIIHEISPTTVNIAAGEAVSAFYVVLVSLRNSVCDNKNLVLLSKLIPQNMLFVLEYDDKAQLAVFRAGKVLESEEKPLGEWDIKLSGLNLDSVWDNIIVQIGGLEVSDGKTLDEQIAADEERTKLTRRIEQIEKQARSEMQPRRKWELAEEVKRMKEGMERINITPSAVLRKAFAGESRDADY; encoded by the coding sequence ATGTTAGGATTACCCAAAACCACCGAGATGAACCGCCAATTGCCAAAGAAAGCAATTTTTGACAAGTTCAAGCCGAACACCCAGGACAGACAGCGCTTCGATGCTGAAATCAGGCGGCTCGCTATTATCCACGAAATATCACCCACAACGGTGAATATAGCAGCCGGAGAAGCGGTCAGTGCATTTTATGTGGTTTTGGTAAGCTTAAGAAATTCGGTGTGTGATAATAAGAACCTGGTTTTACTCTCAAAATTGATACCGCAGAATATGCTGTTTGTGCTGGAATATGATGATAAAGCGCAGCTTGCGGTATTCCGGGCTGGCAAGGTGCTTGAATCAGAGGAGAAGCCGCTTGGGGAATGGGATATTAAGCTTTCAGGGCTGAATCTTGACAGTGTATGGGATAACATTATCGTGCAAATCGGAGGGCTTGAGGTTTCCGATGGTAAGACACTTGATGAACAGATAGCCGCTGATGAGGAGCGTACAAAATTAACCCGGCGTATAGAGCAGATTGAAAAGCAGGCGCGGAGCGAGATGCAGCCGAGGCGCAAATGGGAACTGGCGGAGGAAGTGAAGAGGATGAAAGAAGGGATGGAAAGAATAAACATCACGCCTTCCGCAGTATTGCGGAAGGCGTTTGCGGGGGAGAGTAGGGATGCGGATTACTGA
- a CDS encoding V0D/AC39 family V-type ATPase subunit: protein MPGSGERAYVYAKACGITGKSFIGKNLSKLGGLTRLSELDRLVFASDARDLPERELLLDLERRIINRTAKQIITIVDSFSKPPELLARLVRDFEYTDLKRAITAAVAGERNPPALTEIGRFATIDFSAYPHFDKMLKGTEFEFLLGDLQVLGTDSTAPIQNKLDRHFYDCLWRSLLKLAPADRSSIERILAEEISLRNAAWALRMRTYYGMNPEQAQEYLVFIPAPRGYYAPGRKVRGGAAPSLADDALVSLDMALDSPSDWDRWRWVKFLNRRSAGESWTADPRYFQNAAAEYLYHLARHSLRRHPFSLDTAACFIKLKLFEEDLLVSVAEGLSLGMGAQETLELLGAVS from the coding sequence GTGCCCGGATCGGGAGAACGGGCATATGTGTATGCCAAGGCTTGCGGGATTACCGGTAAATCCTTTATCGGGAAGAATCTTTCCAAGCTTGGAGGCTTAACCCGGTTGTCCGAACTGGATCGGCTCGTTTTTGCATCAGATGCCCGGGACCTTCCGGAACGGGAGCTGCTCCTGGATCTGGAACGGCGTATAATCAACCGGACTGCAAAGCAGATCATCACCATTGTAGATTCCTTCAGCAAGCCCCCGGAATTACTAGCCCGGCTGGTGCGGGATTTTGAATACACGGACCTGAAACGGGCGATCACCGCCGCCGTTGCGGGGGAACGGAACCCTCCGGCGCTTACCGAAATTGGCCGCTTTGCCACCATAGATTTTAGTGCCTATCCCCATTTTGACAAAATGCTCAAGGGAACGGAATTCGAATTCCTCCTTGGGGATCTTCAGGTCCTCGGAACCGATTCAACCGCGCCTATTCAGAATAAACTGGACCGCCACTTCTATGATTGTCTCTGGCGTTCCCTGCTTAAGCTTGCTCCGGCGGATCGTTCTTCTATTGAACGGATTCTGGCGGAGGAGATAAGCCTCCGGAACGCCGCCTGGGCCCTGCGGATGCGTACCTATTACGGTATGAACCCTGAGCAGGCTCAGGAATACCTGGTGTTTATCCCTGCCCCCAGGGGTTATTATGCGCCCGGGCGGAAAGTCCGGGGCGGCGCTGCTCCTAGTTTGGCGGATGACGCCCTAGTTTCCCTGGATATGGCCTTAGACAGCCCCTCGGACTGGGATAGGTGGCGGTGGGTAAAGTTCCTGAACCGCCGCAGCGCCGGTGAAAGCTGGACTGCGGATCCCCGGTATTTTCAGAATGCCGCCGCGGAGTATCTCTATCACCTGGCCCGCCATTCACTCAGGCGCCATCCCTTTTCTTTGGATACCGCCGCCTGTTTTATCAAGCTCAAGCTTTTTGAGGAGGACCTTCTGGTCAGCGTTGCCGAAGGCTTAAGTCTGGGCATGGGCGCCCAGGAAACCCTTGAACTATTGGGGGCAGTTTCATGA
- a CDS encoding V-type ATP synthase subunit B — protein MRGVEYRGLTRIEGPVVITERSRDVGFNEVVAVYDRDEGRRLGRVVDMSEDWTAIQIFGSNTGLSAADSRVEFLGKPMQLRVGPGLLGRIFNGLGEPIDGYGNIFSSTCLDVNGLPINPYARTYPRDFIQTGISSIDGMNTLIRGQKLPIFSGNGLPHNRLAAQIVRQAKILNLGGGGAPEPFVVVFCAMGVKYDVARFFLDDFERTGVLANVAVFLSLADAPSLERLVAPKCALTAAEYLAYDRNMHVLVVMTDMTNYCEALREVSSIRGEVPSRKGYPGYLYSDLASLYERAGKISGSSGSITQIPILTMPNDDISHPIPDLSGYITEGQIVLDRELTQRGVYPPVAGLPSLSRLMKDGIGPGMTREDHKDVSSQLFAAYSKVKQVRNLSSIIGEEELSDADKRYLQFGERLEQDFLTQGEFEDRSIDQTLDLGWKVLASLPREDLLRIKKEYIEKYMNPFTAGAVLSPASEDWGSGGL, from the coding sequence GTGAGAGGTGTTGAATACCGGGGCTTAACCCGGATAGAGGGCCCCGTGGTGATCACCGAGCGGAGCCGTGACGTGGGCTTTAACGAGGTGGTGGCGGTTTACGACCGTGACGAAGGCCGCCGTTTAGGCCGTGTGGTAGACATGAGCGAAGACTGGACGGCTATCCAGATATTCGGCAGTAATACTGGCCTTTCCGCCGCGGACTCCCGGGTAGAATTCCTGGGGAAGCCCATGCAGCTGCGGGTAGGGCCGGGGCTCCTGGGGCGCATCTTTAACGGCCTGGGTGAACCCATAGACGGCTACGGAAACATTTTCTCCTCCACCTGCCTGGATGTGAACGGTCTCCCCATCAACCCCTACGCCCGGACCTATCCCCGGGACTTTATCCAGACCGGGATTTCGTCCATCGATGGCATGAACACCCTGATCCGCGGGCAGAAGCTTCCGATTTTTTCCGGCAACGGACTCCCCCATAACCGCTTGGCCGCACAAATAGTGCGTCAGGCAAAGATCCTGAACCTCGGCGGCGGCGGCGCTCCGGAGCCCTTCGTGGTAGTCTTCTGCGCCATGGGTGTTAAGTACGATGTGGCCCGGTTCTTCCTGGACGACTTTGAGCGTACCGGTGTTCTTGCCAACGTAGCAGTATTCCTGTCATTGGCGGACGCCCCCTCCCTGGAGCGGCTCGTGGCCCCCAAGTGCGCCCTTACCGCCGCGGAATATCTAGCCTACGACCGGAACATGCACGTTCTGGTGGTGATGACCGACATGACCAACTACTGCGAAGCCCTCCGTGAGGTAAGTTCCATCCGTGGTGAAGTTCCCAGCCGCAAAGGCTACCCGGGCTATCTCTACTCCGATTTGGCGAGCCTCTACGAGCGGGCAGGAAAGATAAGCGGTTCCTCCGGCTCCATCACCCAGATCCCCATCCTCACCATGCCAAACGATGATATCAGCCACCCCATTCCGGATCTTTCGGGGTACATCACCGAAGGGCAGATCGTGCTGGACCGGGAACTCACCCAGCGGGGGGTCTATCCGCCGGTGGCGGGGCTCCCCAGCCTTTCCCGGCTCATGAAGGACGGCATCGGCCCTGGCATGACCCGGGAGGATCACAAGGATGTGTCCAGCCAGCTCTTCGCCGCCTATTCCAAGGTCAAGCAGGTCCGCAATCTTTCGTCGATCATCGGCGAAGAAGAACTATCCGACGCGGACAAACGCTACCTTCAGTTTGGTGAACGGCTGGAACAGGATTTCCTCACCCAGGGCGAATTCGAGGACCGCAGCATCGATCAGACCCTGGACCTTGGCTGGAAAGTATTAGCCAGCCTGCCTCGGGAGGACCTCCTGCGGATAAAAAAGGAATACATCGAAAAGTATATGAACCCCTTCACCGCCGGCGCCGTGCTTTCCCCCGCCTCCGAAGACTGGGGCAGCGGGGGGCTGTAG